The following proteins are co-located in the Macaca thibetana thibetana isolate TM-01 chromosome 6, ASM2454274v1, whole genome shotgun sequence genome:
- the HNRNPH1 gene encoding heterogeneous nuclear ribonucleoprotein H isoform X1, which yields MMLGTEGGEGFVVKVRGLPWSCSADEVQRFFSDCKIQNGAQGIRFIYTREGRPSGEAFVELESEDEVKLALKKDRETMGHRYVEVFKSNNVEMDWVLKHTGPNSPDTANDGFVRLRGLPFGCSKEEIVQFFSGLEIVPNGITLPVDFQGRSTGEAFVQFASQEIAEKALKKHKERIGHRYIEIFKSSRAEVRTHYDPPRKLMAMQRPGPYDRPGAGRGYNSIGRGAGFERMRRGAYGGGYGGYDDYNGYNDGYGFGSDRFGRDLNYCFSGMSDHRYGDGGSTFQSTTGHCVHMRGLPYRATENDIYNFFSPLNPVRVHIEIGPDGRVTGEADVEFATHEDAVAAMSKDKANMQHRYVELFLNSTAGASGGAYEHRYVELFLNSTAGASGGAYGSQMMGGMGLSNQSSYGGPASQQLSGGYGGGYGGQSSMSGYGNQGAMNSSYYSSGSRASMGVNGMGGMSSMSSMSGGWGM from the exons ATGATGTTGGGCACCGAAGGCGGAGAGGGATTCGTGGTGAAGGTCCGGGGCTTGCCGTGGTCTTGCTCGGCCGATGAAGTGCAGAGGTTTTTTTCTG ACTGCAAAATTCAAAATGGGGCTCAAGGTATTCGTTTCATCTACACCAGAGAAGGCAGACCAAGTGGCGAGGCTTTTGTTGAACTTGAATCAGAAGATGAAGTCAAATTGGCCctgaaaaaagacagagaaactaTGGGACACAGATATGTTGAAG TATTCAAGTCAAACAACGTTGAAATGGATTGGGTGTTGAAGCATACTGGTCCAAATAGTCCTGACACGGCCAATGATGGCTTTGTACGGCTTAGAGGACTTCCCTTTGGATGTAGCAAGGAAGAAATTGTTCAGTTCTTCTCAG GGTTGGAAATCGTGCCAAATGGGATAACATTGCCGGTGGACTTCCAGGGGAGGAGTACGGGGGAGGCCTTCGTGCAGTTTGCTTCACAGGAAATAGCTGAAAAGGCTCTAAAGAAACACAAGGAAAGAATAGGGCACAG GTATATTGAGATCTTTAAGAGCAGTAGAGCTGAAGTTAGAACTCATTATGATCCACCACGAAAGCTTATGGCCATGCAGCGGCCAGGTCCCTATGACAGACCTGGGGCTGGCAGAGGGTATAACAGCATTGGCAGAGGAGCTGGCTTTGAGAGGATGAGGCGCGGTGCTTACGGTGGAG GCTATGGAGGCTATGACGATTACAATGGCTATAATGATGGCTATGGATTTGGGTCAGATAGATTTGGAAGAG ACCTCAATTACTGTTTTTCAGGAATGTCTGATCACAGATACGGGGATGGTGGCTCTACTTTCCAGAGCACAACAGGACACTGTGTACACATGCGTGGATTACCTTACAGAGCTACTGAGAATGACATTTATAAT TTTTTTTCACCACTCAATCCTGTGAGAGTACACATTGAAATTGGTCCTGATGGCAGAGTAACTGGTGAAGCAGATGTCGAGTTTGCAACTCATGAAGATGCCGTGGCAGCTATGTCAAAAGACAAAGCAAATATGC aaCACAGATATGTAGAACTCTTCTTGAATTCTACAGCAGGAGCAAGCGGTGGTGCTTACG AACACAGATATGTAGAACTCTTCTTGAATTCTACAGCAGGAGCAAGCGGTGGTGCTTATGGTAGCCAAATGATGGGAGGCATGGGCTTGT caaaccagtccaGTTACGGTGGCCCAGCCAGCCAGCAGCTGAGTGGAGGTTACGGAGGCGGCTATGGTGGCCAGAGCAGCATGAGTGGATACG
- the HNRNPH1 gene encoding heterogeneous nuclear ribonucleoprotein H isoform X2, which yields MMLGTEGGEGFVVKVRGLPWSCSADEVQRFFSDCKIQNGAQGIRFIYTREGRPSGEAFVELESEDEVKLALKKDRETMGHRYVEVFKSNNVEMDWVLKHTGPNSPDTANDGFVRLRGLPFGCSKEEIVQFFSGLEIVPNGITLPVDFQGRSTGEAFVQFASQEIAEKALKKHKERIGHRYIEIFKSSRAEVRTHYDPPRKLMAMQRPGPYDRPGAGRGYNSIGRGAGFERMRRGAYGGGYGGYDDYNGYNDGYGFGSDRFGRDLNYCFSGMSDHRYGDGGSTFQSTTGHCVHMRGLPYRATENDIYNFFSPLNPVRVHIEIGPDGRVTGEADVEFATHEDAVAAMSKDKANMQHRYVELFLNSTAGASGGAYGSQMLGGMGLSNQSSYGGPASQQLSGGYGGGYGGQSSMSGYGNQGAMNSSYYSSGSRASMGVNGMGGMSSMSSMSGGWGM from the exons ATGATGTTGGGCACCGAAGGCGGAGAGGGATTCGTGGTGAAGGTCCGGGGCTTGCCGTGGTCTTGCTCGGCCGATGAAGTGCAGAGGTTTTTTTCTG ACTGCAAAATTCAAAATGGGGCTCAAGGTATTCGTTTCATCTACACCAGAGAAGGCAGACCAAGTGGCGAGGCTTTTGTTGAACTTGAATCAGAAGATGAAGTCAAATTGGCCctgaaaaaagacagagaaactaTGGGACACAGATATGTTGAAG TATTCAAGTCAAACAACGTTGAAATGGATTGGGTGTTGAAGCATACTGGTCCAAATAGTCCTGACACGGCCAATGATGGCTTTGTACGGCTTAGAGGACTTCCCTTTGGATGTAGCAAGGAAGAAATTGTTCAGTTCTTCTCAG GGTTGGAAATCGTGCCAAATGGGATAACATTGCCGGTGGACTTCCAGGGGAGGAGTACGGGGGAGGCCTTCGTGCAGTTTGCTTCACAGGAAATAGCTGAAAAGGCTCTAAAGAAACACAAGGAAAGAATAGGGCACAG GTATATTGAGATCTTTAAGAGCAGTAGAGCTGAAGTTAGAACTCATTATGATCCACCACGAAAGCTTATGGCCATGCAGCGGCCAGGTCCCTATGACAGACCTGGGGCTGGCAGAGGGTATAACAGCATTGGCAGAGGAGCTGGCTTTGAGAGGATGAGGCGCGGTGCTTACGGTGGAG GCTATGGAGGCTATGACGATTACAATGGCTATAATGATGGCTATGGATTTGGGTCAGATAGATTTGGAAGAG ACCTCAATTACTGTTTTTCAGGAATGTCTGATCACAGATACGGGGATGGTGGCTCTACTTTCCAGAGCACAACAGGACACTGTGTACACATGCGTGGATTACCTTACAGAGCTACTGAGAATGACATTTATAAT TTTTTTTCACCACTCAATCCTGTGAGAGTACACATTGAAATTGGTCCTGATGGCAGAGTAACTGGTGAAGCAGATGTCGAGTTTGCAACTCATGAAGATGCCGTGGCAGCTATGTCAAAAGACAAAGCAAATATGC aaCACAGATATGTAGAACTCTTCTTGAATTCTACAGCAGGAGCAAGCGGTGGTGCTTACGGTAGCCAAATGCTAGGAGGCATGGGTTTGT caaaccagtccaGTTACGGTGGCCCAGCCAGCCAGCAGCTGAGTGGAGGTTACGGAGGCGGCTATGGTGGCCAGAGCAGCATGAGTGGATACG
- the HNRNPH1 gene encoding heterogeneous nuclear ribonucleoprotein H isoform X3: MMLGTEGGEGFVVKVRGLPWSCSADEVQRFFSDCKIQNGAQGIRFIYTREGRPSGEAFVELESEDEVKLALKKDRETMGHRYVEVFKSNNVEMDWVLKHTGPNSPDTANDGFVRLRGLPFGCSKEEIVQFFSGLEIVPNGITLPVDFQGRSTGEAFVQFASQEIAEKALKKHKERIGHRYIEIFKSSRAEVRTHYDPPRKLMAMQRPGPYDRPGAGRGYNSIGRGAGFERMRRGAYGGGYGGYDDYNGYNDGYGFGSDRFGRDLNYCFSGMSDHRYGDGGSTFQSTTGHCVHMRGLPYRATENDIYNFFSPLNPVRVHIEIGPDGRVTGEADVEFATHEDAVAAMSKDKANMQHRYVELFLNSTAGASGGAYGSQMMGGMGLSNQSSYGGPASQQLSGGYGGGYGGQSSMSGYGNQGAMNSSYYSSGSRASMGVNGMGGMSSMSSMSGGWGM; encoded by the exons ATGATGTTGGGCACCGAAGGCGGAGAGGGATTCGTGGTGAAGGTCCGGGGCTTGCCGTGGTCTTGCTCGGCCGATGAAGTGCAGAGGTTTTTTTCTG ACTGCAAAATTCAAAATGGGGCTCAAGGTATTCGTTTCATCTACACCAGAGAAGGCAGACCAAGTGGCGAGGCTTTTGTTGAACTTGAATCAGAAGATGAAGTCAAATTGGCCctgaaaaaagacagagaaactaTGGGACACAGATATGTTGAAG TATTCAAGTCAAACAACGTTGAAATGGATTGGGTGTTGAAGCATACTGGTCCAAATAGTCCTGACACGGCCAATGATGGCTTTGTACGGCTTAGAGGACTTCCCTTTGGATGTAGCAAGGAAGAAATTGTTCAGTTCTTCTCAG GGTTGGAAATCGTGCCAAATGGGATAACATTGCCGGTGGACTTCCAGGGGAGGAGTACGGGGGAGGCCTTCGTGCAGTTTGCTTCACAGGAAATAGCTGAAAAGGCTCTAAAGAAACACAAGGAAAGAATAGGGCACAG GTATATTGAGATCTTTAAGAGCAGTAGAGCTGAAGTTAGAACTCATTATGATCCACCACGAAAGCTTATGGCCATGCAGCGGCCAGGTCCCTATGACAGACCTGGGGCTGGCAGAGGGTATAACAGCATTGGCAGAGGAGCTGGCTTTGAGAGGATGAGGCGCGGTGCTTACGGTGGAG GCTATGGAGGCTATGACGATTACAATGGCTATAATGATGGCTATGGATTTGGGTCAGATAGATTTGGAAGAG ACCTCAATTACTGTTTTTCAGGAATGTCTGATCACAGATACGGGGATGGTGGCTCTACTTTCCAGAGCACAACAGGACACTGTGTACACATGCGTGGATTACCTTACAGAGCTACTGAGAATGACATTTATAAT TTTTTTTCACCACTCAATCCTGTGAGAGTACACATTGAAATTGGTCCTGATGGCAGAGTAACTGGTGAAGCAGATGTCGAGTTTGCAACTCATGAAGATGCCGTGGCAGCTATGTCAAAAGACAAAGCAAATATGC AACACAGATATGTAGAACTCTTCTTGAATTCTACAGCAGGAGCAAGCGGTGGTGCTTATGGTAGCCAAATGATGGGAGGCATGGGCTTGT caaaccagtccaGTTACGGTGGCCCAGCCAGCCAGCAGCTGAGTGGAGGTTACGGAGGCGGCTATGGTGGCCAGAGCAGCATGAGTGGATACG
- the HNRNPH1 gene encoding heterogeneous nuclear ribonucleoprotein H isoform X6: protein MMLGTEGGEGFVVKVRGLPWSCSADEVQRFFSDCKIQNGAQGIRFIYTREGRPSGEAFVELESEDEVKLALKKDRETMGHRYVEVFKSNNVEMDWVLKHTGPNSPDTANDGFVRLRGLPFGCSKEEIVQFFSGLEIVPNGITLPVDFQGRSTGEAFVQFASQEIAEKALKKHKERIGHRYIEIFKSSRAEVRTHYDPPRKLMAMQRPGPYDRPGAGRGYNSIGRGAGFERMRRGAYGGGYGGYDDYNGYNDGYGFGSDRFGRDLNYCFSGMSDHRYGDGGSTFQSTTGHCVHMRGLPYRATENDIYNFFSPLNPVRVHIEIGPDGRVTGEADVEFATHEDAVAAMSKDKANMQHRYVELFLNSTAGASGGAYGSQMLGGMGLSNQSSYGGPASQQLSGGYGGGYGGQSSMSGYDQVLQENSSDFQSNIA, encoded by the exons ATGATGTTGGGCACCGAAGGCGGAGAGGGATTCGTGGTGAAGGTCCGGGGCTTGCCGTGGTCTTGCTCGGCCGATGAAGTGCAGAGGTTTTTTTCTG ACTGCAAAATTCAAAATGGGGCTCAAGGTATTCGTTTCATCTACACCAGAGAAGGCAGACCAAGTGGCGAGGCTTTTGTTGAACTTGAATCAGAAGATGAAGTCAAATTGGCCctgaaaaaagacagagaaactaTGGGACACAGATATGTTGAAG TATTCAAGTCAAACAACGTTGAAATGGATTGGGTGTTGAAGCATACTGGTCCAAATAGTCCTGACACGGCCAATGATGGCTTTGTACGGCTTAGAGGACTTCCCTTTGGATGTAGCAAGGAAGAAATTGTTCAGTTCTTCTCAG GGTTGGAAATCGTGCCAAATGGGATAACATTGCCGGTGGACTTCCAGGGGAGGAGTACGGGGGAGGCCTTCGTGCAGTTTGCTTCACAGGAAATAGCTGAAAAGGCTCTAAAGAAACACAAGGAAAGAATAGGGCACAG GTATATTGAGATCTTTAAGAGCAGTAGAGCTGAAGTTAGAACTCATTATGATCCACCACGAAAGCTTATGGCCATGCAGCGGCCAGGTCCCTATGACAGACCTGGGGCTGGCAGAGGGTATAACAGCATTGGCAGAGGAGCTGGCTTTGAGAGGATGAGGCGCGGTGCTTACGGTGGAG GCTATGGAGGCTATGACGATTACAATGGCTATAATGATGGCTATGGATTTGGGTCAGATAGATTTGGAAGAG ACCTCAATTACTGTTTTTCAGGAATGTCTGATCACAGATACGGGGATGGTGGCTCTACTTTCCAGAGCACAACAGGACACTGTGTACACATGCGTGGATTACCTTACAGAGCTACTGAGAATGACATTTATAAT TTTTTTTCACCACTCAATCCTGTGAGAGTACACATTGAAATTGGTCCTGATGGCAGAGTAACTGGTGAAGCAGATGTCGAGTTTGCAACTCATGAAGATGCCGTGGCAGCTATGTCAAAAGACAAAGCAAATATGC aaCACAGATATGTAGAACTCTTCTTGAATTCTACAGCAGGAGCAAGCGGTGGTGCTTACGGTAGCCAAATGCTAGGAGGCATGGGTTTGT caaaccagtccaGTTACGGTGGCCCAGCCAGCCAGCAGCTGAGTGGAGGTTACGGAGGCGGCTATGGTGGCCAGAGCAGCATGAGTGGATACG
- the HNRNPH1 gene encoding heterogeneous nuclear ribonucleoprotein H isoform X4, protein MMLGTEGGEGFVVKVRGLPWSCSADEVQRFFSDCKIQNGAQGIRFIYTREGRPSGEAFVELESEDEVKLALKKDRETMGHRYVEVFKSNNVEMDWVLKHTGPNSPDTANDGFVRLRGLPFGCSKEEIVQFFSGLEIVPNGITLPVDFQGRSTGEAFVQFASQEIAEKALKKHKERIGHRYIEIFKSSRAEVRTHYDPPRKLMAMQRPGPYDRPGAGRGYNSIGRGAGFERMRRGAYGGGYGGYDDYNGYNDGYGFGSDRFGRDLNYCFSGMSDHRYGDGGSTFQSTTGHCVHMRGLPYRATENDIYNFFSPLNPVRVHIEIGPDGRVTGEADVEFATHEDAVAAMSKDKANMQHRYVELFLNSTAGASGGAYEHRYVELFLNSTAGASGGAYGSQMMGGMGLSNQSSYGGPASQQLSGGYGGGYGGQSSMSGYDQVLQENSSDFQSNIA, encoded by the exons ATGATGTTGGGCACCGAAGGCGGAGAGGGATTCGTGGTGAAGGTCCGGGGCTTGCCGTGGTCTTGCTCGGCCGATGAAGTGCAGAGGTTTTTTTCTG ACTGCAAAATTCAAAATGGGGCTCAAGGTATTCGTTTCATCTACACCAGAGAAGGCAGACCAAGTGGCGAGGCTTTTGTTGAACTTGAATCAGAAGATGAAGTCAAATTGGCCctgaaaaaagacagagaaactaTGGGACACAGATATGTTGAAG TATTCAAGTCAAACAACGTTGAAATGGATTGGGTGTTGAAGCATACTGGTCCAAATAGTCCTGACACGGCCAATGATGGCTTTGTACGGCTTAGAGGACTTCCCTTTGGATGTAGCAAGGAAGAAATTGTTCAGTTCTTCTCAG GGTTGGAAATCGTGCCAAATGGGATAACATTGCCGGTGGACTTCCAGGGGAGGAGTACGGGGGAGGCCTTCGTGCAGTTTGCTTCACAGGAAATAGCTGAAAAGGCTCTAAAGAAACACAAGGAAAGAATAGGGCACAG GTATATTGAGATCTTTAAGAGCAGTAGAGCTGAAGTTAGAACTCATTATGATCCACCACGAAAGCTTATGGCCATGCAGCGGCCAGGTCCCTATGACAGACCTGGGGCTGGCAGAGGGTATAACAGCATTGGCAGAGGAGCTGGCTTTGAGAGGATGAGGCGCGGTGCTTACGGTGGAG GCTATGGAGGCTATGACGATTACAATGGCTATAATGATGGCTATGGATTTGGGTCAGATAGATTTGGAAGAG ACCTCAATTACTGTTTTTCAGGAATGTCTGATCACAGATACGGGGATGGTGGCTCTACTTTCCAGAGCACAACAGGACACTGTGTACACATGCGTGGATTACCTTACAGAGCTACTGAGAATGACATTTATAAT TTTTTTTCACCACTCAATCCTGTGAGAGTACACATTGAAATTGGTCCTGATGGCAGAGTAACTGGTGAAGCAGATGTCGAGTTTGCAACTCATGAAGATGCCGTGGCAGCTATGTCAAAAGACAAAGCAAATATGC aaCACAGATATGTAGAACTCTTCTTGAATTCTACAGCAGGAGCAAGCGGTGGTGCTTACG AACACAGATATGTAGAACTCTTCTTGAATTCTACAGCAGGAGCAAGCGGTGGTGCTTATGGTAGCCAAATGATGGGAGGCATGGGCTTGT caaaccagtccaGTTACGGTGGCCCAGCCAGCCAGCAGCTGAGTGGAGGTTACGGAGGCGGCTATGGTGGCCAGAGCAGCATGAGTGGATACG
- the HNRNPH1 gene encoding heterogeneous nuclear ribonucleoprotein H isoform X5, giving the protein MMLGTEGGEGFVVKVRGLPWSCSADEVQRFFSDCKIQNGAQGIRFIYTREGRPSGEAFVELESEDEVKLALKKDRETMGHRYVEVFKSNNVEMDWVLKHTGPNSPDTANDGFVRLRGLPFGCSKEEIVQFFSGLEIVPNGITLPVDFQGRSTGEAFVQFASQEIAEKALKKHKERIGHRYIEIFKSSRAEVRTHYDPPRKLMAMQRPGPYDRPGAGRGYNSIGRGAGFERMRRGAYGGGYGGYDDYNGYNDGYGFGSDRFGRDLNYCFSGMSDHRYGDGGSTFQSTTGHCVHMRGLPYRATENDIYNFFSPLNPVRVHIEIGPDGRVTGEADVEFATHEDAVAAMSKDKANMQHRYVELFLNSTAGASGGAYGSQMMGGMGLSNQSSYGGPASQQLSGGYGGGYGGQSSMSGYDQVLQENSSDFQSNIA; this is encoded by the exons ATGATGTTGGGCACCGAAGGCGGAGAGGGATTCGTGGTGAAGGTCCGGGGCTTGCCGTGGTCTTGCTCGGCCGATGAAGTGCAGAGGTTTTTTTCTG ACTGCAAAATTCAAAATGGGGCTCAAGGTATTCGTTTCATCTACACCAGAGAAGGCAGACCAAGTGGCGAGGCTTTTGTTGAACTTGAATCAGAAGATGAAGTCAAATTGGCCctgaaaaaagacagagaaactaTGGGACACAGATATGTTGAAG TATTCAAGTCAAACAACGTTGAAATGGATTGGGTGTTGAAGCATACTGGTCCAAATAGTCCTGACACGGCCAATGATGGCTTTGTACGGCTTAGAGGACTTCCCTTTGGATGTAGCAAGGAAGAAATTGTTCAGTTCTTCTCAG GGTTGGAAATCGTGCCAAATGGGATAACATTGCCGGTGGACTTCCAGGGGAGGAGTACGGGGGAGGCCTTCGTGCAGTTTGCTTCACAGGAAATAGCTGAAAAGGCTCTAAAGAAACACAAGGAAAGAATAGGGCACAG GTATATTGAGATCTTTAAGAGCAGTAGAGCTGAAGTTAGAACTCATTATGATCCACCACGAAAGCTTATGGCCATGCAGCGGCCAGGTCCCTATGACAGACCTGGGGCTGGCAGAGGGTATAACAGCATTGGCAGAGGAGCTGGCTTTGAGAGGATGAGGCGCGGTGCTTACGGTGGAG GCTATGGAGGCTATGACGATTACAATGGCTATAATGATGGCTATGGATTTGGGTCAGATAGATTTGGAAGAG ACCTCAATTACTGTTTTTCAGGAATGTCTGATCACAGATACGGGGATGGTGGCTCTACTTTCCAGAGCACAACAGGACACTGTGTACACATGCGTGGATTACCTTACAGAGCTACTGAGAATGACATTTATAAT TTTTTTTCACCACTCAATCCTGTGAGAGTACACATTGAAATTGGTCCTGATGGCAGAGTAACTGGTGAAGCAGATGTCGAGTTTGCAACTCATGAAGATGCCGTGGCAGCTATGTCAAAAGACAAAGCAAATATGC AACACAGATATGTAGAACTCTTCTTGAATTCTACAGCAGGAGCAAGCGGTGGTGCTTATGGTAGCCAAATGATGGGAGGCATGGGCTTGT caaaccagtccaGTTACGGTGGCCCAGCCAGCCAGCAGCTGAGTGGAGGTTACGGAGGCGGCTATGGTGGCCAGAGCAGCATGAGTGGATACG